Proteins from one Orenia marismortui DSM 5156 genomic window:
- a CDS encoding cell wall hydrolase, with translation MKRLGLLLLIFALVGTGAFLYYTQADTTIEKSEAATSFYSLSPTMRLMARTLDAEARGEPYEGQVAVGAVIMNRVRDSRFPNTISGVIYQPWAFTAVARGHIWQQTPSDQIVKATLAAYRGWDPTYGSVYYYNAAKVETNWIFSRKIVRTIGKHIFAK, from the coding sequence ATGAAGAGATTAGGTTTATTATTATTAATTTTTGCATTAGTTGGTACAGGTGCTTTTCTTTATTATACTCAAGCAGATACTACAATTGAAAAAAGTGAAGCAGCTACATCATTCTATAGTTTATCTCCTACCATGAGGTTAATGGCTAGGACTTTGGATGCTGAAGCTCGAGGCGAACCTTATGAAGGTCAGGTAGCAGTAGGAGCTGTTATTATGAATCGTGTCCGTGATTCTCGTTTTCCTAATACTATATCTGGTGTTATTTATCAGCCTTGGGCTTTCACAGCAGTAGCTAGAGGTCATATATGGCAACAGACGCCAAGTGATCAAATTGTAAAAGCCACTTTAGCAGCCTATCGTGGTTGGGATCCTACTTATGGTTCTGTATACTACTACAATGCAGCAAAAGTAGAAACAAATTGGATTTTTTCTCGAAAAATTGTACGAACAATAGGTAAGCATATCTTTGCTAAATAG